The nucleotide window ACCTCAGCAGATGATTGCAGGTGACACGTTCAAAAGTGTAGGTGCTGGTGGCGACGGAGTCAGCTTTGTCTTCAATCATATGAAAGTGGATGTGTCTCCAAGAGATTATTCGGACGGTTATACGAGCAAAGACGTGAAACTGTCCAATGGTGTTATTGCCAAATGGTACACACCAGACCAAACGGGCATGCTCACATTCCAACTGGATGATCGCTACGTTACCCTTAGCTCCCCGGATCATAAGCTGAGCCAAGCTCAGTTGCAACAAGTCGCTGTCTCTGTTCAAAAAGCCAACAGCAACAATGATCAAGGAATCACTGCATTTGCTGATGTGAACTATAGCAAACAACAATTGGATAATATTCGCAAAGCATTTGCGAAGTTTGACGGGTTCACAACAGCCTATGCCCCACAACATATGGTTGCTGGAGATACGTTCAAAAGCGTAGGTGCGGGTGGGGATGGTGTAAACTTTGTTTTCAATCGTATGAATGTAACGGTATCCCCTAAAGATTATTCGTTCAGCTATGATGGCAAAACGGTAAAACTGCCTAATGGCGTATCAGCCAAATGGTATACACCAGACCAAACGGATATGCTCACATTCAAGCTGGATGATCGTTATGTAACCATCAGCTCGCCGAATAACCAATTGACTCACACTCAACTGGAGCAAATGGCGGTATCTGTACAAAAAGTGAAATAAAAAAAATAAACACACATCATTTCGGTCCCACTCTATGAGTTGGGGCTGATTTGATGTGTGTTACGTATGCTCAAACTCTGCACAAAGACCTCTTCCTGTTCGTCTGTCCCTATCCTGCAATTAACCCTCTGCCTTATTCATGACCTGGCGAAGCCAGTAATACCGATTTCTGTATAATCACCATAAATCCCACAGAACAAACAATGCCAAATACGCCTCGGAACAATACATAATTCAGTTGGAGTCTGCGTGGGGCAGCAATCAGGGCAATCGCCCATATATTCATAAAGGCTAGCGGTGGCAAGAGAATATACGTATACAGCGATTGGAACGGGACACTGAACACGGGAATAAGCAGAAATACGTTAAGAAAAAACAGGACAAGTATGCCTGCACTCAGCCGAATGCCATCTACCGCATAGATAACATAAGGTGAATCATCATACGGTTCTGAACGTTTATTGTTCGCCATTATAGCTCTTCCTTGATAGATTCGTTTCGTCATGACTACAATGCCAGTTCAGCCAAACGAATAACCCTGCGATACATCATCGCATCCATCAAATCCTCCCAGTCGAGTTCACTGGCATTAACGTCTCGATAATAGACCGCAGCAGCAGGCAAGAACCCGACCAACGGCCCTGTTCCACCACATATCAGGCTCCCACCGTCTCCGCCTTTGGGCATCACGTCTCCAGCCGAATCGAGCGTAAGCTCATACTTGTAGGGATCACCCGCAAATTGCACTCCGAAAAAATTCGGCAATTCCAGATCATAAGGACGATCATCCTTTTCTTCACCCCGTGAAGAGGCCATCTCTACCGATCCATCCACAATTTCATCCACGCCTTCCAGACTTCCAAAGTGCTTCAATCTCATCGTATAGTCGAAGCTGTCACCCCAGGGAAATAACGTACGACAACCTCCACCATAGATATACTCCCATTCGTCTTCAGTCAGCAAACCAAAACCCGCCGCAGCTTCCTCCCTCACAACGTCTTCCAACTCTATTCCTTCGTTGAACCACAGGATTCGGACTTCATTCTCACTTTGGCGAATCAGACGAAATTGTTGATGCAATTCATATTCACGGATCTCCGACTGCTTAAACTGCTCCAGTACTGAGGGAAAATCAGGATCTTTTTGCGCGTGTGCTTCCTCCTCAGACACTTCAATCCAGCCAAGCGAAATCAGTTCGCATTCCACAAGCATCGGCGCAATATTCACTTCTCTCACAGGTGACATTTGACTCACCAGAAACGAATCCACGTTCTCCACACCATACTCACTGACCGTTTCATGCAGGTCTGCTGAGGTTTCTTCGTTCATTCCATGCTGCCAACGATCCCAGCCGAGTGTTACTTGATCCCCAGGCACAAACACAAATCTCAGCCCATCCTCCGTAAATACAGCCGTCTCCATCCGCTGACCGAATCGTTCAAATGTCTCGAGCCCCTCATATACCATACCGTCTGGTAACTGACGAACAAGCTTACGCATCCAAGCCTCTTTGTCCTGAGCATTCAACGCCTGCCACATGTCTCGTCTCAATGCCTCCACAACTTCCCCCACCTTTCCTTATGCACTTTCACTTCTCTAAAATGTTTTACTAGCTGGCACAGCACAATCTTACTTGTGTTGTTTACATTTTCACTTCCCTGCATCCTGCAACAGTTCCAGCAATAATTCCTTCCGTCTTCCCTCCGCTTTACGAGCAAGCGTTGTGAGCTTCTCCACCTTGCCAAAGATCGGATAGAGTACACGTTCCGCTTCATAATACTCAAGTTCTTGAATCTGTCTAACCAACAGTTCGAGTATTTCCTCATTCTCCAGTTCGGGCTGAATCTTCAGCTTCAGACTATCGGTCGAACGACGTAAGCTGGCGACTAACGCAGGTATAGATTGGGCCGTTACACCCTGTTTTTCCACAAATGACGCAATGAACTTATCCTGAATCAACTGATGCTCATCATCCACTTCACCCATGTAATATTCAACCAGCGGGAAATACCGCTCATCCACGAGCCCCAGTCCAAAGGTTGCATAACTGCCTGGCATACAGCTCTTCTCTCCCTCGGTATCCTCATAAAACTCGAACTCTTGGATAGCCTCACGCGCATACTCTTCCAGGAGTGGATGCAACTCCGAGTACTCCAGTGCATTAGCAAAGAATCGGTGGGTATCCGACTTCGCGAGCCCTTTAATCGGCAAATACTGCTTTACGGCAGATTTGAGCTTGATCTTATAACCTTTCGGAAAGCCCTGCTTCAATAAATGAATAATAAAGGTAAGTGCCTGCTGATAGGCACCAGCCTCTTCCTTACGAATGTGAATGGTCATCAGAGCAAATACATCATTCGCTTTGCATTCCACTTCTTCCGTTTTCACATGAATATATTCCTTCGCATACGTCCCGCTACCTTCTGTCATCATACGTGCCGCACGTTTGCTACCGAGTTGCTTCGCGAGCTCCAAGAAAGTCAGACCTTTGGGTTTGCTATAACTCGGCTCAAAACGTAGAATCATGACCGCCGCGTATAACAGCAGATCGATTGGTTGAGTCCCGGCTGTTTGCGCCTTCTCATGCTCGTCCGAATGTTTGCCTGCCTGTGTCTCAACGTTCGACTCCAGCGTTGCTCCTGGTTTTAGTGAATACTCATTGGTACGATAAGGCGAAGACTGTACATCATAATACTGTGGCAAAAACTGATTCTCTGCCCATGCCGTCACCGCACGAGTTATCTCACCACGATGTTCCGCAAGTGCCTCCGGACGCCCCTGATTCAACGCTTGTATCCGGTCATACTGCCTGATCGTCCATGCTACATCCAACTCTGGGAACAGCTTTGGATCGAGCAGATGACTCGTCAAAAAGAAGGATTCTAATGGCTTCGTTGGATATGTACTGTTCTCCACATTCTTGTCTACATAGGTATAAATACGCTCAAGGAGCAGCTTTCTTTTCTCTTCGTTTATCCATTCCAATAAAGTCAGTTGCAGCTTGCCTTCAGTTGTTGGGAATTTCCCTCGCAAGGTGAAGCGGTAGTCAATCAACGGAGTATCTGCCAGCTTGTCCAATCTTCCCTGAACAACCTCTACAAGCTTAGGCCCGATCTCGTTCCGTACCTGTTCCTCGGTAAAGACTCCTGCCTGCTTTGATTTCACATCATCATCATCCAAACCCAGATCCAGGCTGTCTACCGTGGTCCGTCCAGGTTTGTAATCCAGTACAATATCATTAACAATACCCATTTGCAGCGTGGTTCGCTTCACAACACTTTCCAAGTCATCCCGCTTTTCCTGTTCATCAAACCATTCATGGAGCGTCGTCATCATCTCTTCCATCGCCTGATCATAAAGTGTACTCATCTAATCTCCTGCCTTCCCATGCATCTTATGATGTTCATCAACCACACTTGAACCTCTATGAATCCCGGATCAATCCAAGGCATCTATGTTATAAATACGTATTGATGTTCGTATATTACCTATTATTTTACTCTCTCAAGCTCACCCGGAACAATAAGGCTTACGTACGGTTGCTTGCTAGTCAAAGAGATCTAAGGATTCCTTTCATATCTATGTACGCTCTCTGCATGCCCTCGCTATCATCATCTCCACGTTGTATAATCATTGTATTCCTTTTCAGGAGGTCAGACTAAGTGAGCTACAGCAAATACTTCCCCTTAGAAAACTATTTGAATCAAGTTTCAATCACCCTTACATACGCAGAGCTTGAGGAGATTCTTGGATTTAAGTTACCCCCTACAGCGTATAATCGCGAACAATGGTGGGTGAATAATTCTAATAATCATACACAGGCACTATCCTGGTTAAATGCTGGATGGAAGGTGGACAATGTGATTTTAGGAAAAAACGTCACTTTTGTGCGCTTCGAGTCATAATCGATCAGGTACTATATAAATTGAACTAAAGATTATTCACACTTACCACTCCAATGACAGAACAACCTTCCGATCGCTGTTATCCCCAGATTTTTTTCATTCACTCTTACAAAAGTGAAAATCTAGGGATAAAGGCGATCGCTTCGCTTCTTCAGGTTATTTCTGCCCTCTTCGTTCTCGTGTGAATGTTTAGTTCAATTTATATAGATTGTTAGTTATAACTCCAAAGGATCTATTTTTCCATAAACGTTATTCGAGACAAAAAAGCAGAGTAGACTGATGAATTCATCAGTTCTCCCCTGCTTTGTTGATCAATTAACTGTCTTATACCACTCGTTCACTTCGGCGGTAATATCATCCCCGCCCATGGACTTCCACTTTGTTACAAATGTATCAAATTCCTCAATGCCCACCTGACCATAGATGATCTTGCTGAACGTATCCTTCTCCAGCTTGTCGATCGCATCCTTTTTCATTTTCATCGTCTCGGTCGGTGCTCCTGTGAACTTGCTCTTGATCGCATTATCTTTATTCGCAACGACCACTTCAGCGGCCGCAAATACTTCGGGTTTGTTGGCAATCTTCGTATTTTTCTCAAAAGGGGTCTCCGGCTCTTTGCCCTTCGCAAGTTCCGCCAGCGTATCCATCATCAGATTCGGAATTCGTGCACCATCATACGTAATCGTATATTTGAGTGGTGATACGCCGTCCCTCACTTCAGCTTCACCAACGACTTTGCCATCCACGATGTCATAGTCATATCCTTGTGCGAAGCCATGTTCGAACTCGCTGCCCACTTCGGGATTGGC belongs to Paenibacillus sp. FSL H8-0079 and includes:
- a CDS encoding DUF6138 family protein, coding for MSTLYDQAMEEMMTTLHEWFDEQEKRDDLESVVKRTTLQMGIVNDIVLDYKPGRTTVDSLDLGLDDDDVKSKQAGVFTEEQVRNEIGPKLVEVVQGRLDKLADTPLIDYRFTLRGKFPTTEGKLQLTLLEWINEEKRKLLLERIYTYVDKNVENSTYPTKPLESFFLTSHLLDPKLFPELDVAWTIRQYDRIQALNQGRPEALAEHRGEITRAVTAWAENQFLPQYYDVQSSPYRTNEYSLKPGATLESNVETQAGKHSDEHEKAQTAGTQPIDLLLYAAVMILRFEPSYSKPKGLTFLELAKQLGSKRAARMMTEGSGTYAKEYIHVKTEEVECKANDVFALMTIHIRKEEAGAYQQALTFIIHLLKQGFPKGYKIKLKSAVKQYLPIKGLAKSDTHRFFANALEYSELHPLLEEYAREAIQEFEFYEDTEGEKSCMPGSYATFGLGLVDERYFPLVEYYMGEVDDEHQLIQDKFIASFVEKQGVTAQSIPALVASLRRSTDSLKLKIQPELENEEILELLVRQIQELEYYEAERVLYPIFGKVEKLTTLARKAEGRRKELLLELLQDAGK